A region from the Cryptosporangium arvum DSM 44712 genome encodes:
- a CDS encoding response regulator transcription factor, which translates to MSKLLVVEDNPDIALGLKLLFERAGHNVEHAQDGREGLRLVHKVRPDLVVLDIGLPIMDGWQVLERVRDISDVPVLLLTAHGQERDKVRGLHGGADDYLTKPFTNGELLARVTALLRRSSAPDWSEEIYDDGRLQLDPVRRSVTVDGESVHLTPIEFRLLNTLARHKGAVLSPSQLLSQVWDDPTGIGAERVKFAVLRLRRRLGWSDPSDSPIESVRGVGYRYRPPA; encoded by the coding sequence GTGAGCAAACTACTGGTTGTCGAGGACAATCCGGATATCGCACTCGGGCTGAAGCTCTTGTTCGAGCGTGCCGGACACAACGTCGAGCACGCCCAGGACGGGCGGGAGGGCCTGCGGCTGGTGCACAAGGTCCGGCCCGACCTGGTGGTGCTCGACATCGGGCTGCCGATCATGGACGGCTGGCAGGTGCTCGAGCGGGTGCGTGACATCTCGGATGTCCCCGTGCTGCTGCTGACCGCCCATGGGCAGGAGCGCGACAAGGTGCGCGGCCTGCACGGAGGTGCGGACGACTACCTGACCAAGCCGTTCACCAACGGTGAGCTGCTGGCCCGGGTGACGGCGCTGTTGCGCCGCTCGTCGGCGCCGGACTGGTCGGAGGAGATCTACGACGACGGCCGGCTCCAGCTCGACCCGGTGCGCCGGTCGGTGACCGTGGACGGGGAGTCGGTGCACCTGACGCCGATCGAGTTCCGGCTGCTGAACACGCTGGCCCGGCACAAGGGCGCGGTGCTCTCTCCGTCGCAGTTGCTCTCGCAGGTGTGGGACGACCCGACCGGGATCGGTGCCGAACGCGTCAAGTTCGCCGTGCTGCGCCTACGCCGCCGCCTCGGCTGGTCCGACCCGTCCGACTCCCCGATCGAGTCCGTGAGAGGAGTCGGCTACCGCTACCGCCCCCCGGCGTGA
- a CDS encoding sensor histidine kinase: MAEVTDGGVAAGRAVTVGAAARAAAPSARPEPRLVRGSERPELFRAVVEAARAAVAIVYPDGSWTALGDTFTRGLGHSADLPARTRLLSLIHPADRRSVLEAFRAARDGREPAQSIPVRVRTAQGSWLELATTVRGRVHDPDVGGVVYYGVEVGRARDAERALSETDEGLERLIETLAVGILLVDGGGRVAVTNRALIELFDVPGPPHRYHGTDARALLRRMAGAMRAPDRVADRLDRLLAEPWTALDTDLMLVGGRVVEIDVVPVGAGGGALLHAWDVTARANAQRSLEERNEALSALVAAKNEFVASVSHELRSPLTSVVTFSNLLAQPDWGELDDEQRQFIEVIQRNADRLLRLIEDLLLLSRLEARTLQFVPSRVILPDLVRSAVAERAPIAQAADVTLKAEVSGDAVMSCDELRVNQVLGNLIGNALKFTPAGGQVTVRCHPAADGWRLSVTDSGIGIPSEDLDRIFEAFHRASNVEKHSHPGTGLGLVISKAIVERHGGLMEITSELGRGTTVAVWLPQRRVGDREGDR; encoded by the coding sequence GTGGCCGAGGTCACGGACGGGGGCGTCGCGGCCGGTAGAGCCGTGACAGTCGGGGCGGCGGCTCGTGCGGCCGCCCCTTCGGCGCGCCCGGAACCCCGGCTCGTCCGCGGCTCGGAGCGTCCGGAGCTGTTCCGGGCGGTGGTCGAGGCCGCGCGCGCCGCGGTGGCGATCGTCTACCCCGACGGCTCCTGGACCGCGCTCGGTGACACGTTCACCCGCGGGCTGGGCCATTCGGCGGACCTGCCTGCCCGCACGCGGCTCCTCTCGCTCATCCACCCGGCCGACCGTCGCAGCGTGCTCGAAGCGTTCCGGGCCGCCCGGGACGGCCGGGAGCCGGCCCAGTCGATCCCGGTGCGGGTACGGACCGCGCAGGGCTCCTGGCTCGAGCTGGCCACGACCGTCCGCGGCCGGGTGCACGACCCCGACGTCGGCGGTGTCGTCTACTACGGCGTCGAGGTGGGCCGGGCCCGGGACGCCGAACGGGCGCTGAGCGAGACGGACGAGGGCCTGGAACGGCTGATCGAGACGCTTGCCGTCGGAATCCTCCTGGTGGACGGCGGCGGGCGGGTCGCGGTGACCAACCGCGCGCTGATCGAGCTGTTCGACGTGCCGGGCCCGCCGCACCGCTACCACGGCACCGACGCCAGGGCGCTGCTGCGCCGGATGGCCGGCGCGATGCGTGCTCCCGACCGGGTCGCCGACCGGCTCGACCGGCTGCTCGCCGAGCCGTGGACCGCACTCGACACCGACTTGATGCTCGTCGGCGGCCGGGTGGTGGAGATCGACGTCGTCCCGGTCGGCGCCGGCGGCGGCGCACTGCTGCACGCGTGGGACGTCACCGCGCGGGCGAACGCGCAGCGCAGCCTCGAGGAGCGCAACGAGGCGCTCTCGGCCCTGGTCGCGGCGAAGAACGAGTTCGTCGCGAGCGTCTCGCACGAGCTGCGTAGCCCGCTGACCTCGGTGGTCACGTTCAGCAACCTGCTGGCCCAGCCCGACTGGGGCGAACTCGACGACGAGCAGCGTCAGTTCATCGAGGTCATCCAGCGCAACGCCGATCGGCTGCTGCGGCTGATCGAGGACCTGCTCCTGCTCTCCCGGCTGGAGGCGCGGACGCTGCAGTTCGTGCCCAGCCGCGTCATCCTTCCCGACCTCGTGCGCTCGGCCGTCGCCGAGCGCGCTCCGATCGCGCAGGCCGCCGACGTCACGCTGAAGGCAGAAGTGTCCGGCGACGCGGTGATGTCCTGTGACGAGCTCCGAGTCAACCAGGTGCTCGGGAACCTGATCGGCAACGCGTTGAAGTTCACGCCGGCCGGTGGACAGGTGACCGTGCGGTGCCATCCCGCAGCCGACGGCTGGCGGCTGTCGGTGACCGACAGTGGCATCGGTATTCCGTCCGAAGATCTGGACCGGATCTTCGAGGCGTTCCATCGCGCGTCGAACGTGGAGAAGCACAGCCATCCTGGCACCGGCCTCGGCCTGGTGATCAGCAAGGCGATCGTGGAGCGCCACGGCGGGTTGATGGAGATCACGAGCGAGCTCGGCAGGGGGACGACGGTGGCCGTTTGGCTACCGCAGCGCCGGGTCGGCGACCGCGAGGGGGACCGGTGA